CGTGCAACGCGCAACCGGTTTGCCGACGTGCCCTCAGGTGCAGAGGACGGCAAAGCGCACCCTGGCGGGCGCGCACGGCGGCACGTACGGCCCTTGGGCGGGCTGCCAGTCGTTGCGCAGGTACACCCGGTCGCGCCCGGACAGCGCCAGCGCGGCGGCCGTCAGCCACTGGTGGGAATACGCGGGATCGGCGCGCGGCAGGAAAATCGTCGCGGCGAGCAGCCCCAGCAGCAGGGGCTGGGGCGAACAGTCCCGCGCGGCACGCGCGCGCGCGAGGAACAGCGCGGCCGCGCCCAGGCCCAGCAAGCAGCCGGACAAGGCTTCGCTGGCGGAATGGGCGCCGACCTGGACCCGCGCCAGCGCCACCGCCACCGCCAGCAGGCCGCCGGCCGCGACCGCGATCAAACGCGCCCGCCGCGGCTGATGCTCGACGAGCAGGAATAACGCGACCGGGAACACGGCGGCGGCGCGCGCCGCGTGACCCGAAAAGCCGGTGAACGACAGCGAGCGGATGCCGATGCCCCAGCCGATGAACGCGATCTGGCTTCCCGCCGCCACGAGCATGGCGCCGCCGAACACGAGGCACCAGACGAGCGCCAGCCGCCAGCAGCGGCTGCCTATGAGCCAGGCCGTCACGCCAAGGGCGAGCAGCGCCGTGACGTTGAGTCCGCCCAGCGCCGAAAGATGGGACCACCAGAGCATATTGGATCGGAGGATGGATTTACGACGGCTCGACTATAACCCGGCCTGCTGACTGATACCAACACGTAGGGTGGCCGGCCGCACACGCTGCGCCTGAATGGTCAT
This genomic stretch from Massilia putida harbors:
- a CDS encoding phosphatase PAP2 family protein; the protein is MLWWSHLSALGGLNVTALLALGVTAWLIGSRCWRLALVWCLVFGGAMLVAAGSQIAFIGWGIGIRSLSFTGFSGHAARAAAVFPVALFLLVEHQPRRARLIAVAAGGLLAVAVALARVQVGAHSASEALSGCLLGLGAAALFLARARAARDCSPQPLLLGLLAATIFLPRADPAYSHQWLTAAALALSGRDRVYLRNDWQPAQGPYVPPCAPARVRFAVLCT